Proteins co-encoded in one Acidobacteriota bacterium genomic window:
- a CDS encoding VWA domain-containing protein — MILTQPVRAGELALLGQSPAVQQAGSVSQPSLTVDRDPIASPDPDTPASRTTGTEEPDRPGVIEREHGKYTLRTDAYEVRLNATVLDSNGKSILTLGKDDFRVYEDGVPQTIASFRHEDLPVSLGILIDSSGSMYDKRAAVEQAALDLVKLSNKEDEAFVVDFSWEAFIDQDFTNDIDKLRQGLSYVKSSGGTAIYDALVASADYLSKNARHPKQVLLIVTDGEDNASTASLEQAIRRIQDLDGPVIYCVGLLFGQDTDKREARHARRVLETLSEQTGGAAYFPRSLKEVDPIAAEVARDIRTQYTIAYHSTKSPTLGGYRQIHVDAKAKSMGKLSVRTRTGYYPKIANNPANGDAAANIKPTGSAGGRP; from the coding sequence ATGATCTTAACGCAACCTGTGCGCGCAGGCGAGTTAGCTCTGCTGGGGCAGTCGCCGGCCGTGCAACAGGCTGGCTCTGTGTCACAGCCATCGCTGACAGTGGATCGCGATCCTATCGCTTCGCCCGATCCGGATACTCCGGCGTCGCGCACGACTGGCACGGAAGAACCTGACCGGCCAGGTGTGATCGAACGCGAGCACGGCAAGTACACGCTTCGCACCGACGCCTACGAGGTGCGACTGAATGCGACCGTGCTCGACTCAAACGGCAAGTCGATCCTGACGCTCGGCAAGGATGACTTCCGGGTCTATGAGGATGGCGTCCCGCAGACGATTGCCTCGTTCCGCCACGAGGACCTGCCGGTCTCGCTGGGCATCCTGATCGACAGCTCCGGCTCGATGTACGACAAGCGAGCCGCCGTGGAGCAGGCCGCGCTTGATCTAGTCAAGCTGTCGAACAAGGAGGATGAGGCCTTCGTCGTTGACTTCTCATGGGAAGCGTTCATTGACCAGGACTTCACCAACGATATCGACAAGCTGCGGCAGGGGCTGAGCTATGTGAAATCCAGCGGCGGCACAGCCATCTACGATGCTCTCGTCGCCTCAGCAGATTACCTGTCAAAAAACGCAAGACATCCCAAGCAGGTGCTATTGATTGTGACCGATGGCGAGGACAATGCCTCGACCGCGTCGCTTGAACAGGCGATCCGCAGGATTCAGGACCTCGATGGGCCCGTGATCTACTGCGTTGGCCTGCTCTTCGGCCAGGACACGGACAAGCGTGAGGCCCGCCATGCCCGCCGCGTATTGGAGACGCTGAGCGAGCAGACCGGCGGAGCAGCATACTTCCCCAGGTCGCTCAAGGAAGTCGATCCGATCGCAGCCGAGGTGGCCCGCGACATCCGCACGCAGTACACCATCGCGTATCACTCGACCAAGTCGCCCACGCTTGGCGGCTATCGCCAGATCCACGTCGACGCCAAGGCAAAGAGCATGGGCAAGCTCTCGGTAAGGACGCGAACCGGCTACTACCCGAAGATCGCCAACAACCCGGCGAACGGAGATGCGGCGGCGAACATCAAACCCACAGGCTCTGCGGGTGGCAGGCCCTGA
- a CDS encoding VWA domain-containing protein, producing the protein MWIFMAAVPGVVTPCAVAQENPLGEVHTPTPPPPPKTPEESKPVLEGPDAVAAGATAHRRDSRIRVDVNLVLVPATVTDPLNRLVTGLEKENFEVYDNNVGQSIKSFSTEDAPVTIGIVFDLSGSMGSKFMRARKALSEFLRTSNPLDEFFVVGFNDRPAVIVDYTSDVDDVEARMVMLKPENRTALIDAVYLGMNKLRDAKYERKALLIISDGGDNRSRYTEGELRRAVRESDVQIYSIGIFDQYAPTQEEQMGPVLLSDICEMTGGRLFRVGDIADLSDIATRISAELRNEYVLGYRPSDMKKDGNWRKLKIRLVPPPGLPPLTVHNRQGYYAPSE; encoded by the coding sequence ATGTGGATCTTCATGGCGGCGGTGCCGGGCGTGGTGACGCCATGCGCGGTCGCGCAGGAAAACCCTCTCGGCGAGGTGCATACCCCAACCCCGCCCCCTCCACCCAAGACGCCTGAAGAGTCAAAGCCAGTCCTTGAAGGGCCGGATGCCGTTGCCGCTGGGGCTACGGCGCACCGTCGCGACTCGAGAATTCGCGTAGACGTCAATCTTGTTCTTGTTCCCGCTACGGTCACCGACCCTCTCAATCGCCTGGTCACCGGGCTTGAGAAGGAGAACTTCGAGGTCTACGACAACAACGTCGGCCAGTCGATCAAGAGCTTCTCCACCGAAGATGCACCGGTCACCATCGGCATCGTCTTCGACCTTAGCGGAAGCATGGGTTCCAAATTCATGCGGGCGCGCAAGGCGCTCAGCGAGTTCCTCCGCACCTCGAACCCGCTGGACGAGTTCTTCGTCGTCGGCTTCAACGACCGTCCGGCGGTGATCGTCGACTACACCTCCGACGTGGACGACGTGGAAGCGCGCATGGTGATGCTGAAGCCCGAGAACCGCACCGCGCTGATCGACGCCGTCTACCTGGGCATGAACAAGCTGCGCGATGCAAAGTACGAGCGCAAGGCGCTGCTCATCATCTCGGACGGCGGCGACAACCGCAGCCGCTACACCGAAGGCGAGCTGCGCCGCGCGGTACGCGAAAGCGACGTGCAGATCTATTCCATCGGCATCTTCGACCAGTACGCTCCCACGCAGGAGGAGCAGATGGGGCCGGTGCTGCTGAGCGATATCTGCGAGATGACCGGCGGCCGGCTGTTCCGCGTAGGCGACATCGCCGACCTGAGCGATATCGCGACGCGCATCAGCGCCGAGCTGCGCAACGAATACGTGCTCGGCTACAGGCCATCCGACATGAAGAAGGACGGCAACTGGCGTAAATTGAAGATACGACTTGTGCCGCCGCCGGGGCTGCCTCCGCTGACGGTGCACAATCGCCAGGGGTACTATGCGCCTTCGGAGTAG
- a CDS encoding DUF1015 domain-containing protein has translation MARIYPFRALRYDPARVNMEDVVTQPYDKISPAMQDRYYAASPYNLIRVILGKHLPGDTEEENVYTRAAATLKEWRKDHILAEEAEPALYGYSQTYTVPHTDEVRERRGFIALGHLYDYADKVVYRHEQTFPKHKSDRMSLFKATRAYCEQIYMLYSDPAFTAEKLIFGAKGPNGFDDNPADLAITDEYGVVHKVWKLTDPSLINLIVTAMADKKLIIADGHHRYETSVAYAKERSAQLKLPLNQPRDEDEKLSTGNLPVPAFPEAAMMMTFVNMEAPGITILPTHRVVHGLEGFSSPDFITKASGYFTIKEIPSPDISLLKDTKGTAFIAATGDGNYLLTAKPEAMEEALKDLPARQRQLDVVQLHRIVLDKLLGLDQETITRLGNVQYLREADEAAALVTNGEANIAFLIKPITLDQLKDVSLAGDVMPQKSTDFYPKLLSGLAIYALD, from the coding sequence ATGGCCCGCATCTATCCCTTTCGCGCCCTCCGGTACGATCCCGCCCGCGTCAACATGGAAGACGTTGTCACCCAGCCCTACGACAAGATCTCGCCGGCCATGCAGGATCGCTACTACGCGGCTAGCCCCTACAACCTGATCCGCGTCATTCTGGGCAAGCATCTGCCCGGCGACACCGAAGAAGAGAACGTCTACACCCGCGCAGCCGCGACGCTCAAGGAGTGGCGCAAAGACCACATCCTGGCCGAAGAGGCGGAGCCTGCGCTCTACGGCTACTCGCAAACCTACACCGTGCCTCACACCGACGAGGTGCGCGAGCGCCGCGGCTTCATCGCCCTCGGCCATCTCTACGACTACGCAGACAAGGTCGTCTACCGCCACGAGCAGACCTTCCCAAAGCACAAGAGCGACCGCATGAGTCTGTTCAAGGCCACGCGCGCCTACTGCGAGCAGATTTACATGCTTTACTCCGACCCGGCGTTCACGGCGGAGAAGCTGATCTTCGGAGCCAAAGGGCCGAATGGGTTCGACGACAACCCCGCCGACCTGGCCATCACCGATGAGTACGGCGTCGTGCACAAGGTATGGAAGCTCACCGACCCCAGTCTGATCAACCTGATCGTGACGGCCATGGCCGACAAGAAGCTGATTATCGCCGACGGCCATCATCGCTACGAGACATCCGTGGCCTATGCCAAGGAGCGCTCGGCGCAGTTGAAGCTGCCGCTGAACCAGCCCCGCGACGAGGACGAGAAGCTCTCGACCGGCAACCTGCCCGTCCCGGCTTTTCCAGAGGCGGCGATGATGATGACCTTCGTCAACATGGAGGCCCCGGGGATCACGATCCTTCCCACGCATCGCGTTGTGCACGGCCTTGAGGGTTTCTCTTCGCCCGACTTTATTACGAAGGCCAGCGGCTACTTCACGATCAAGGAGATTCCGTCGCCTGACATCTCTCTGCTGAAGGACACGAAGGGCACTGCGTTTATCGCCGCCACCGGCGATGGCAACTACCTGCTGACGGCAAAGCCCGAGGCGATGGAGGAGGCCCTCAAGGACCTGCCCGCGCGCCAGCGCCAGCTCGATGTCGTGCAACTGCATCGCATCGTGCTCGACAAGCTGCTGGGGCTGGATCAGGAGACGATTACCCGCCTGGGCAATGTGCAGTATCTGCGCGAGGCCGACGAGGCGGCGGCGCTGGTGACGAACGGCGAGGCAAACATCGCCTTCCTGATCAAGCCGATTACGCTGGACCAGTTGAAGGATGTCTCGCTGGCGGGCGATGTGATGCCGCAGAAGTCGACGGACTTCTACCCCAAGCTGCTGAGCGGCCTCGCCATCTACGCACTGGACTAA
- a CDS encoding N-acetylmuramoyl-L-alanine amidase, whose product MTNTRLSILKAATALVLCSVAGISQTPDAPQPAVPSPPKPLPSFYRNVVVIDPAHGGPDNGAQLPDDVLERNVTLAFAQKLRPLLAAQGFAVTATRDSDPTEMLTADQRAGMANHSRPLACLLLHATSSGTGIHVASSSLSATDDMQPRALRWDAAQAGSAAMSLRLANEVGLALSNAHLPVVLLRASVPPIDNLTCPAIIVEIAPLVPAGGSRSPVTDATYQQHVAEAIALGLASFRTHNAPAPAAPSPTPRPATSEASPAPKPASPAPAAKPEAKPPVTAPAANPGAPR is encoded by the coding sequence GTGACCAATACCCGCCTCTCCATCCTCAAAGCCGCGACCGCGTTGGTCCTGTGCTCCGTCGCCGGCATCTCGCAGACGCCTGACGCGCCGCAGCCTGCGGTTCCGTCTCCGCCGAAGCCTCTACCTTCGTTCTACCGCAACGTTGTCGTTATAGATCCTGCGCATGGTGGCCCGGACAATGGGGCACAGTTGCCGGACGATGTTCTCGAAAGGAATGTGACGCTGGCGTTTGCCCAGAAGCTGCGTCCTTTGCTTGCGGCACAGGGATTTGCCGTTACCGCTACGCGCGACTCCGATCCAACGGAGATGTTGACGGCCGACCAGCGTGCCGGAATGGCCAACCACTCCCGTCCGCTGGCGTGCCTTCTTCTGCACGCGACATCGAGCGGCACCGGCATCCACGTGGCATCTTCTTCGCTGAGCGCTACGGACGATATGCAGCCGCGTGCGCTGCGCTGGGATGCGGCGCAGGCGGGTTCCGCGGCGATGAGCCTACGGCTGGCGAACGAGGTCGGTCTCGCCCTCTCGAACGCGCATCTGCCTGTGGTCCTGCTGCGGGCTTCGGTCCCGCCGATCGATAACCTGACCTGTCCGGCGATCATCGTCGAGATTGCGCCGCTGGTTCCCGCAGGAGGCAGCCGCTCTCCTGTAACTGACGCCACCTACCAACAGCATGTGGCGGAGGCGATCGCGCTCGGGCTTGCGAGCTTCCGCACGCACAACGCGCCTGCGCCGGCAGCACCGTCTCCAACGCCGCGACCGGCAACGTCAGAGGCATCGCCTGCTCCCAAACCGGCATCGCCTGCTCCCGCCGCCAAACCCGAAGCAAAGCCGCCTGTCACTGCGCCTGCCGCAAATCCAGGAGCGCCGCGATGA
- a CDS encoding GerMN domain-containing protein, translating into MIPRYQRILFWSLVGSILLMMAFLLRGCQQAHKRLTALNNATPIAAPSSAALEDVTLYMASDADATITATSGKVALPQEPSQRARALLEYLLAQYAQTDSAHPLQSGASVDDVFLLADHSSREKGQVAVINLRGAFVDGHPSGVEVEDLTIKSIVGTLHGAFPQITKIRFLVDGQPHDTLAGHADLGRDYPAIDTTARPTAPSEAATQP; encoded by the coding sequence ATGATCCCTCGTTATCAACGCATTTTGTTCTGGAGCCTGGTGGGGAGCATCCTGCTGATGATGGCGTTTCTTCTGCGCGGCTGCCAGCAGGCGCACAAGCGGCTGACAGCGCTCAACAATGCAACCCCCATCGCCGCGCCCTCATCCGCTGCGCTGGAGGACGTCACCCTGTACATGGCAAGCGATGCCGATGCCACGATCACGGCGACAAGCGGCAAAGTAGCGCTGCCGCAGGAGCCTTCGCAGCGTGCGCGGGCACTGCTTGAATACCTGCTGGCGCAGTATGCTCAGACGGACTCGGCGCATCCTCTGCAAAGCGGGGCGTCAGTCGACGATGTGTTCCTTCTAGCCGATCACTCATCGAGAGAGAAGGGGCAGGTTGCCGTCATCAACCTGCGAGGGGCCTTCGTCGACGGTCATCCATCCGGCGTCGAGGTGGAAGACCTGACCATCAAGTCCATTGTCGGCACGCTTCATGGAGCGTTTCCTCAGATCACAAAGATCCGCTTTCTGGTCGACGGTCAGCCGCATGACACGCTGGCGGGACATGCCGATCTTGGCCGCGACTATCCGGCGATCGATACAACCGCGCGGCCAACCGCGCCAAGCGAGGCAGCGACCCAGCCATGA
- the murI gene encoding glutamate racemase, with protein MSSPRPTIGVFDSGFGGLTVLRALLSLVPLARYVYLGDTARLPYGSKSRETIARYALSSAQFLREQGADLLVVACNTATALALEEIQSAMPVPVVGVIDPGACAAAEQQSSDVLVLATAATTQSRAYTRALHALGLKATEKACPLLVPLVEEGWLDQPVYKSVTLEVLRIYLIEALAEAPSAGTLLLGCTHYPLLKPLIETELQTLRHPMKVIDSADATAQAVAALLPAATAAAASQLCEFYATDSVEKFQRLGSVFLGQPLDEVKLLDLGG; from the coding sequence ATGAGCTCTCCGCGCCCCACCATTGGAGTCTTCGATTCGGGATTTGGCGGACTTACCGTCCTTCGAGCACTGCTGTCGCTTGTGCCCTTGGCCCGTTATGTCTACCTCGGCGACACGGCGCGGTTGCCTTATGGATCCAAGTCGCGGGAGACGATCGCTCGCTATGCTCTTTCGAGCGCACAGTTTTTGCGGGAGCAAGGAGCCGACCTGCTGGTGGTCGCCTGCAACACGGCTACGGCTTTAGCTCTGGAAGAGATTCAGTCCGCCATGCCGGTCCCGGTTGTTGGCGTGATCGATCCGGGGGCGTGTGCTGCCGCTGAGCAGCAGAGTTCGGATGTGCTCGTCCTTGCGACGGCTGCGACGACGCAGTCGAGAGCCTACACTCGCGCCCTGCATGCCCTCGGACTCAAGGCCACGGAGAAGGCCTGCCCTCTGCTGGTCCCGCTGGTGGAAGAGGGATGGCTCGATCAGCCGGTGTACAAATCGGTGACCCTTGAGGTGCTGCGTATCTACCTGATCGAAGCGCTCGCAGAAGCTCCGTCTGCTGGAACGCTGCTTCTCGGTTGCACGCACTATCCCTTGCTGAAGCCGCTGATCGAGACCGAACTCCAGACGCTGCGCCATCCCATGAAAGTTATAGACTCGGCAGACGCAACGGCGCAGGCGGTTGCCGCACTGCTGCCCGCTGCAACCGCGGCGGCTGCTTCACAGCTCTGCGAGTTCTACGCTACCGATTCGGTAGAAAAGTTCCAGCGCCTCGGCTCCGTGTTTCTCGGGCAGCCACTCGATGAGGTGAAGCTGCTCGATCTGGGTGGCTGA
- a CDS encoding EVE domain-containing protein, translated as MPYLLKTEPNKYSYDDLVRDGETTWDGISNNQALLTLRNMKKGEKLVIYHSNIGKAAIGTAKVVSVDAADPKNPIVRIAPVKKLKREKPLAEIREAGVFKGSIMFRQFRLSVVPLTEEQYDWLVAP; from the coding sequence ATGCCTTATCTGCTCAAAACCGAACCGAACAAATACTCCTACGACGACCTGGTGCGCGATGGTGAGACGACGTGGGACGGCATCTCCAACAACCAGGCTTTGCTTACGCTGCGCAACATGAAGAAGGGCGAGAAGCTCGTCATCTATCACTCGAACATCGGCAAGGCGGCCATTGGTACGGCAAAGGTGGTCTCGGTCGATGCGGCGGACCCGAAGAACCCCATCGTTCGTATCGCTCCAGTCAAGAAGCTCAAGCGCGAAAAGCCGCTGGCGGAGATTCGCGAAGCAGGCGTCTTCAAAGGCTCGATCATGTTCCGCCAGTTTCGTCTTTCGGTTGTTCCGCTGACGGAAGAGCAGTACGACTGGCTCGTCGCTCCTTGA
- a CDS encoding DUF2203 domain-containing protein, with product MSKTFTLDEAQALLPVLETLLRRAQTQGRRCAELEVELEQLRQEIALAGGMNIDVSTAARRRAERDKALQDTKDALAEIEAIGVQVKDLEKGLLDFPCVIDGKTVLLCWKQGEETIAFWHSTEDGFAGRKPLDARFGKPERDRPN from the coding sequence TTGAGCAAGACCTTCACTCTCGACGAAGCACAGGCGCTGCTGCCGGTACTTGAGACCCTGCTGCGCCGGGCGCAGACCCAGGGACGGCGCTGTGCCGAACTCGAGGTCGAGCTTGAACAGCTTCGTCAGGAGATTGCTCTTGCCGGCGGCATGAACATTGATGTCTCTACGGCGGCGCGCCGCCGTGCCGAGCGCGACAAGGCTCTCCAGGACACAAAGGATGCGCTGGCAGAGATTGAAGCGATCGGCGTGCAGGTGAAGGACCTCGAAAAAGGCCTGTTGGACTTTCCCTGCGTCATCGACGGAAAGACCGTCTTGCTGTGCTGGAAGCAGGGCGAGGAGACGATCGCCTTCTGGCACTCGACCGAAGACGGTTTTGCCGGACGCAAGCCGCTCGACGCACGTTTCGGAAAACCTGAACGCGACCGTCCCAACTAA
- a CDS encoding FkbM family methyltransferase has translation MAFNNVRTLTSIRSPLSSFKLLCVAANFSRPRFRPIWQTLIKMFVHKDEIEIRYWCVSRYQRMAIRVGELESDFLSALELCASDMYRIDESFHPDLVIDGGGNIGLFTLRAAGIEASTGRPPKFVIYEPLPHNCEQCERHLQINHVDAEMVRACLGGTHRSIPFYCREAINSSFDPSKPYDKVIDIPVHTLKDAIDKAPGAERILIKLDIEGMEVEALGALIPCENRPVYVVGELHDVSMRGPQLRKLFEDYDWCFEFDEIRDDQAIFRACSPAAFPLLPSMASATRTSKIH, from the coding sequence TTGGCCTTCAATAACGTAAGAACCCTCACAAGCATTCGTTCTCCGTTGAGCAGTTTCAAGCTGTTGTGCGTGGCCGCAAATTTCTCCCGACCCCGGTTCCGTCCAATCTGGCAAACGCTCATCAAAATGTTCGTTCACAAGGATGAGATTGAGATCCGCTACTGGTGTGTCAGCCGCTATCAACGAATGGCGATTCGCGTCGGCGAGCTAGAGAGCGACTTCCTGAGCGCGCTTGAGCTTTGCGCAAGCGACATGTACCGCATTGATGAGTCTTTCCATCCCGATCTTGTCATCGATGGCGGCGGAAATATCGGACTGTTCACATTGCGCGCCGCAGGGATCGAAGCCTCCACCGGACGGCCGCCGAAGTTCGTGATCTACGAGCCCCTGCCTCATAACTGTGAACAGTGCGAGAGACACCTGCAGATCAATCATGTCGACGCCGAAATGGTACGCGCCTGCCTGGGCGGAACTCATCGCTCGATTCCTTTCTATTGCCGCGAGGCGATCAACAGCAGCTTTGATCCGTCCAAACCGTATGACAAGGTCATCGACATACCGGTGCATACGTTGAAGGATGCGATCGACAAAGCCCCCGGCGCTGAACGCATTCTGATCAAACTCGACATCGAGGGCATGGAGGTTGAGGCCCTTGGCGCGTTGATCCCTTGCGAAAACCGTCCTGTCTACGTTGTGGGGGAGTTACATGACGTATCGATGAGGGGCCCTCAACTACGGAAGCTCTTCGAAGACTACGATTGGTGTTTCGAATTCGACGAAATCCGTGACGATCAGGCGATCTTTAGAGCATGCTCTCCGGCTGCATTTCCGTTGCTGCCTTCCATGGCATCGGCAACAAGAACATCGAAAATACATTAA
- the nadA gene encoding quinolinate synthase NadA, with product MEEVAAVPATVAVQDSCSLDNYLAQPDHTMDARIAAARATLGTDVVLLGHHYQRDEVIRFADYTGDSYKLSKIASQTNAKYMLFCGVHFMAETADVLAKPWQQVILPDLNAGCSMADMAEIGQVEDCWDSLERAGITADLVPLTYMNSAAAIKAFCGERGGLVCTSSNARGAFDWAFARKPKILFLPDQHLGRNTAFAMGIPLSEMAVWDPYQINGGLSPDRLKAAKVILWKGHCSVHQRFLPEHVDRIRTTYPEMQVIVHPECRWEVCQKADAIGSTERIIEVIEKAPEGASFAVGTEIHLVNRLAKRFASLGKKVITLDDSGCLCTTMYRISPQHLAWALENLVQGNVVNRIKVDDDVKHWAKVALDRMLEVR from the coding sequence ATGGAAGAGGTCGCGGCCGTACCCGCGACAGTTGCTGTTCAGGATTCCTGTTCCCTCGATAACTACCTTGCGCAGCCGGACCACACCATGGACGCCCGCATTGCCGCGGCGCGCGCCACGCTGGGAACCGATGTCGTTCTGCTGGGTCACCACTACCAGCGCGACGAGGTGATCCGGTTTGCCGACTACACCGGCGACAGTTACAAGCTCTCGAAGATCGCCTCGCAGACGAACGCGAAGTACATGCTCTTCTGCGGCGTGCACTTCATGGCGGAGACGGCGGATGTGCTGGCGAAGCCGTGGCAGCAAGTCATCCTGCCCGATCTGAACGCCGGTTGCTCCATGGCGGATATGGCCGAAATCGGTCAGGTGGAGGACTGCTGGGACTCGCTCGAGCGTGCAGGCATCACAGCCGATCTGGTTCCGCTGACTTACATGAACTCTGCCGCAGCCATCAAGGCTTTCTGCGGTGAGCGCGGCGGACTTGTCTGCACCTCGTCGAACGCTCGCGGGGCCTTCGACTGGGCCTTCGCACGCAAGCCGAAGATCCTCTTTCTTCCCGACCAGCACCTTGGCCGCAACACGGCCTTCGCCATGGGAATCCCGCTGAGCGAGATGGCGGTTTGGGACCCGTACCAGATCAACGGCGGTCTCTCGCCCGATCGCCTGAAGGCCGCAAAGGTCATCCTGTGGAAAGGACACTGCTCGGTGCACCAGCGCTTTCTTCCGGAGCACGTCGACCGCATCCGCACCACCTATCCGGAGATGCAGGTGATCGTTCACCCGGAGTGCCGCTGGGAGGTCTGCCAGAAGGCGGACGCCATCGGCTCGACCGAGCGCATCATCGAGGTCATCGAGAAGGCCCCCGAGGGCGCGAGCTTTGCCGTGGGCACAGAGATTCACCTGGTCAACCGGCTGGCGAAGCGCTTTGCTTCACTGGGCAAGAAGGTCATTACACTCGACGACTCCGGCTGCCTGTGCACGACGATGTACCGCATCTCCCCACAACACCTGGCGTGGGCGCTTGAGAACCTTGTGCAGGGCAATGTCGTCAACCGCATCAAGGTGGACGACGATGTGAAGCACTGGGCGAAGGTAGCCTTGGACCGGATGCTTGAAGTCCGATGA
- a CDS encoding twin-arginine translocase TatA/TatE family subunit: MPSFGDSAFIFILALILFGPKKLPELARQLGKLMGEFRRASNEFRMQMDEELRIAEQEEQQKKIAAMEAAAPAAPALEAAAENTIAAPESEASEPVDFSEVTAEMQHHDPLPIATSGELNLMPPSTGLPVANSFSVSHAFDSVPLAEEPEVAANHATDPSNGHTPDAPDHIVSEAQLHG, translated from the coding sequence ATGCCGAGCTTCGGCGATAGCGCCTTTATCTTCATCCTCGCCCTGATCCTCTTCGGCCCGAAGAAGCTGCCCGAGCTTGCGCGTCAACTGGGCAAGCTGATGGGCGAGTTCCGCCGTGCCTCCAACGAGTTCCGCATGCAGATGGACGAAGAGCTGCGCATTGCCGAACAGGAAGAACAGCAGAAGAAGATCGCCGCGATGGAGGCCGCCGCACCGGCCGCACCGGCGCTCGAAGCTGCCGCTGAAAATACGATAGCTGCTCCGGAGTCTGAAGCGAGCGAGCCGGTAGACTTTTCCGAGGTAACCGCTGAGATGCAACATCACGATCCGCTGCCGATTGCGACCTCTGGCGAACTGAATCTGATGCCGCCTTCCACCGGGCTTCCGGTAGCGAATAGCTTTTCGGTATCTCATGCCTTCGACTCTGTGCCGTTGGCGGAGGAACCGGAGGTTGCAGCGAACCATGCCACCGATCCGTCTAACGGGCATACACCGGATGCTCCGGACCACATTGTAAGCGAGGCCCAACTGCATGGCTGA
- the tatC gene encoding twin-arginine translocase subunit TatC, producing the protein MADLVDRARAAVTDRAELPGMSLMEHLAELRTRIIHAVAYLLIGFAVAYAFHEKLYGIVQAPLDQLHIPLNFTHPTDGLNLYLKTSLVAGAILASPFILYQVWLFISPGMYANEKKYVWPFMATTIALFLTGAYFGYRILPGIIKVLVMDFGKQFHPILTIEDYTGFFMAVILGLGICFELPILIFFLSILGLVDAKFLIKHIRYAILVIFIIAAIICPMPDPVSMCLFASPMLVLYMFGVGVAWFFNPKRRKEKEAKAA; encoded by the coding sequence ATGGCTGATCTTGTCGACCGCGCTCGCGCTGCTGTAACCGACCGCGCTGAGCTGCCAGGCATGAGCCTGATGGAGCACCTCGCCGAACTGCGTACGCGCATCATCCACGCAGTCGCCTATCTGCTGATAGGCTTTGCCGTCGCCTATGCCTTTCACGAAAAGCTGTACGGCATCGTGCAGGCCCCCTTGGACCAGTTGCACATCCCGTTGAACTTTACGCATCCGACGGACGGTCTGAACCTGTATCTGAAGACTTCGCTGGTGGCTGGAGCGATCCTCGCGTCGCCGTTCATCCTTTATCAGGTGTGGCTGTTCATTTCGCCGGGCATGTATGCGAACGAGAAGAAGTACGTCTGGCCGTTCATGGCGACAACGATCGCCCTCTTTCTCACAGGCGCATACTTCGGCTACAGGATTCTCCCTGGAATCATCAAGGTGCTGGTGATGGACTTCGGCAAGCAATTTCATCCGATCCTGACCATCGAGGACTATACCGGCTTCTTCATGGCCGTCATCCTCGGTCTGGGGATCTGTTTTGAGCTGCCGATTCTGATCTTCTTCCTCTCGATTCTTGGCCTGGTGGACGCGAAGTTTCTGATCAAGCACATCCGCTATGCGATCCTGGTCATCTTCATCATCGCGGCCATCATCTGCCCGATGCCCGATCCGGTGAGCATGTGCCTGTTCGCCTCACCCATGCTCGTGCTCTATATGTTTGGCGTAGGCGTAGCGTGGTTCTTCAACCCGAAACGCCGCAAGGAGAAAGAGGCGAAGGCCGCGTGA